One region of Elusimicrobiota bacterium genomic DNA includes:
- a CDS encoding phage tail protein, producing the protein MTIAFDGIPSNIRKPGRYIEFNTRLAGAGLPSGDRKLLLIGQKTSAGSKAVEVPVRVYSETEAITYFGAGSVAHLMVKAAFKANPYANITVIAPADGSQAVAATSGSPCVGTATGPGLLTFKIGNVTTEVPIASGDTATVIMTALKAALDKYVDLPVIVTMDIQHNLVLTARNTGLLSNTIGLSAESTAPGATVTVQAMSGGLVDPDIANCLTAVHATRYHRIVCAYNSSTALGKLKTHMELVSGPLEQHPGIGVYAYIGAVADALTLALNYNTSGRMQCALLKGGISLSWEQAAAMGAVEISVSDPALPLNGLPLTGIAAPATADRLTRAEQESCLAAGVTPLEVNASEEVTIVRSITTYTTNSAGVASSALLDTTTVDSLDYIREAAATRIGLRFPQSKLNARVAKSVRTELYSMLKDAEELEIVQNVDANADALIVEPDANIAGRLNCVIPAAVVPGLHVFAARIDLIL; encoded by the coding sequence ATGACCATAGCATTTGACGGAATACCCAGTAACATTCGCAAACCAGGCAGATACATAGAATTCAACACGCGGCTAGCCGGCGCGGGGCTGCCTTCCGGCGACCGCAAGTTGCTGCTGATAGGGCAGAAGACTTCTGCCGGTTCAAAGGCGGTGGAAGTGCCGGTGCGCGTGTATTCAGAGACCGAGGCAATAACCTACTTCGGCGCAGGGTCAGTGGCGCATCTGATGGTAAAAGCCGCGTTTAAGGCTAATCCTTACGCCAATATAACGGTGATAGCGCCTGCCGATGGTTCGCAGGCTGTCGCCGCCACCTCAGGAAGTCCATGCGTCGGTACCGCCACCGGTCCCGGTCTGCTGACGTTTAAGATAGGCAATGTGACCACCGAAGTCCCCATAGCCTCCGGAGATACCGCCACTGTAATAATGACCGCGTTAAAAGCTGCATTGGATAAATATGTGGATCTGCCAGTGATAGTCACCATGGATATCCAACATAATCTTGTACTGACGGCACGAAATACCGGCCTTCTGAGCAACACCATCGGGTTATCCGCAGAAAGCACCGCGCCCGGAGCCACTGTTACGGTGCAGGCCATGAGCGGCGGCCTGGTGGATCCGGACATCGCCAACTGCCTGACCGCGGTGCATGCCACGCGCTATCACAGAATAGTATGCGCCTATAATTCCTCAACGGCGCTGGGTAAGCTGAAGACGCATATGGAGCTGGTCTCCGGACCGCTGGAACAGCACCCCGGAATCGGCGTATATGCCTACATAGGCGCGGTGGCGGATGCTTTGACGCTGGCCCTCAATTACAACACTTCAGGCCGGATGCAATGCGCGCTTTTGAAAGGCGGAATAAGCCTCTCCTGGGAACAGGCGGCGGCCATGGGTGCGGTGGAGATATCAGTTTCGGATCCGGCGCTGCCCTTGAACGGCTTACCGCTTACCGGCATAGCCGCGCCGGCGACTGCCGACCGGCTTACCAGGGCGGAGCAGGAAAGCTGCCTGGCGGCCGGTGTGACGCCCCTGGAAGTGAATGCGAGCGAAGAGGTGACGATAGTGCGCTCCATTACCACCTATACCACAAACAGCGCCGGGGTGGCCAGCAGCGCGCTGCTGGATACCACCACGGTAGACTCGCTGGATTATATCCGCGAAGCCGCTGCGACCAGGATAGGGCTGCGGTTCCCGCAGTCGAAGTTGAATGCCCGCGTGGCTAAATCGGTGCGCACGGAACTGTATTCGATGCTGAAGGACGCGGAAGAGTTGGAAATAGTGCAGAACGTGGACGCCAACGCCGATGCGCTGATAGTGGAGCCTGACGCCAATATTGCCGGACGCCTCAACTGCGTTATCCCGGCCGCTGTGGTGCCCGGCCTGCACGTGTTTGCCGCCCGCATAGACCTGATACTTTAA
- a CDS encoding DUF1834 family protein — protein sequence MLAEIENAVITRLAEKAPTLKQLDTAKSEVVLINTPAYTLAILKGTAEPITQSENTKQHINLSIWLAFKNIKSDKDRRHGAFPVVEAIAQILLDQKLGLEIKGLKYTGFTDVTDEAERAGGMAVYQLDFKTWYVVSKMDEEGTQALLSVGLNYLLNGSTTAAAQDVVTLQTGG from the coding sequence ATGCTTGCCGAGATAGAGAACGCCGTAATAACCAGGCTGGCCGAGAAAGCGCCTACGCTTAAACAACTTGATACGGCCAAGAGCGAAGTGGTACTGATAAACACACCGGCCTATACCCTGGCGATTTTAAAGGGCACGGCGGAACCTATTACACAGTCGGAGAATACGAAACAGCATATTAATCTGTCTATCTGGCTGGCGTTCAAGAACATCAAATCCGATAAGGATCGCCGGCATGGCGCTTTCCCGGTGGTGGAAGCGATAGCGCAGATATTGCTGGATCAAAAGCTCGGGCTGGAAATAAAGGGACTCAAATATACCGGATTTACCGATGTGACCGACGAGGCGGAACGCGCCGGCGGCATGGCGGTTTACCAATTGGATTTTAAAACCTGGTATGTGGTTTCCAAAATGGACGAAGAGGGAACACAGGCGTTGTTATCGGTGGGGCTGAATTACCTGCTGAACGGGAGCACAACCGCTGCCGCACAGGACGTAGTAACACTTCAAACAGGAGGATAG
- a CDS encoding DUF5675 family protein produces the protein MYKGAILTRILKISGPDGTFGGWESWSGFKCVTIEPPWEMNAVGYSCIFPGIYICKNLWSNAHQAFLYHVLGTCRRENVEIHSANWAGDRLKGKVSQLLGCIAPGSSIADIALPASFGKPAGAKQLGVTDSKNTLAALMADMNGEDFQLTIKEA, from the coding sequence ATGTATAAAGGGGCAATACTAACCCGCATCCTTAAAATATCCGGTCCGGATGGAACTTTCGGCGGATGGGAGAGCTGGTCCGGTTTCAAGTGTGTAACCATAGAACCCCCCTGGGAAATGAACGCTGTAGGTTATTCTTGCATTTTCCCAGGCATATATATCTGTAAAAACCTGTGGTCTAATGCACACCAGGCGTTTCTATATCACGTTCTTGGTACATGCCGCCGGGAGAATGTGGAAATACATTCGGCTAATTGGGCGGGGGATAGGCTTAAAGGAAAAGTCAGCCAGTTGTTAGGTTGCATAGCCCCAGGGAGCAGCATTGCAGATATAGCGCTCCCCGCAAGTTTCGGAAAGCCCGCCGGTGCAAAGCAGCTTGGCGTTACCGATAGTAAAAATACACTGGCTGCTCTTATGGCCGATATGAACGGAGAAGATTTCCAGCTGACAATAAAGGAAGCCTGA
- a CDS encoding DUF1320 domain-containing protein, whose protein sequence is MDYCAAEDLTERLSNDELIQLTDDANTGVANQDIIAKAISAAQDTINGYLRGRYTVPLVSVPGIIKNLALDLTAYKLFKRRNQQFDIGARELMYKQAISQLKDIQVGIIQLETSDRAALPPASLMKTNKRPSDRIFSKRKLEEF, encoded by the coding sequence ATGGATTACTGTGCCGCGGAAGATTTAACCGAGCGATTGTCAAATGATGAGCTCATCCAGCTCACTGATGACGCCAATACCGGCGTCGCTAATCAGGACATAATCGCCAAAGCTATCTCCGCGGCGCAGGACACCATTAACGGATACCTGCGGGGGCGCTATACGGTGCCCCTGGTATCCGTACCAGGCATAATCAAAAATCTCGCGCTCGATTTAACGGCCTATAAATTGTTCAAGCGGCGTAATCAGCAGTTTGATATCGGGGCCCGCGAGCTGATGTATAAGCAGGCTATCAGCCAGCTTAAAGACATTCAGGTGGGCATTATACAGCTGGAGACCAGCGACCGGGCGGCGCTGCCGCCGGCTTCGCTGATGAAGACCAACAAGCGTCCTTCGGACAGGATATTCAGCAAGAGGAAGCTGGAGGAATTTTAG
- a CDS encoding Mu-like prophage major head subunit gpT family protein yields the protein MIINKDTLSAIFAAFNTLFQEAFTAYTPQFQQVAMEVPSTVTEENYAWLGAFPSMREWIGERAFKNLKAGKYSIVNKDFESTVEVDRNDINDDKIGIFKPVFSEMGRAAAAHPDELVFGLLPLGFSALCYDGLPFFGAHKVGKTTVSNMAVPETNPGNPWFLLDTSRAVKPLIFQKRQAAQFVALTNPEAEHVFKTKKFLYGVDSRDNVGFGLWQMAFGSKKALDVTNYGAARAAIGGVKNDAGVPLGLKGNLLVVGPSNEAAARKICYGENLVNAESNPWKGSAEVLVSPWLD from the coding sequence ATGATAATCAATAAAGACACATTGTCCGCGATATTCGCGGCGTTCAACACGCTGTTCCAGGAGGCGTTCACCGCCTACACCCCGCAGTTCCAGCAGGTGGCCATGGAGGTGCCTTCCACCGTTACCGAAGAGAACTACGCCTGGCTGGGAGCGTTCCCGTCAATGCGCGAGTGGATAGGCGAGCGCGCGTTTAAGAACCTGAAAGCCGGGAAATACTCGATAGTCAATAAAGACTTCGAGTCAACGGTTGAGGTGGACCGGAACGACATCAACGACGATAAGATAGGCATCTTCAAGCCGGTCTTCTCTGAGATGGGCCGCGCCGCGGCCGCGCATCCGGACGAATTGGTATTCGGCCTGCTGCCGCTCGGGTTCAGCGCTCTGTGCTATGACGGACTGCCGTTCTTCGGCGCGCATAAAGTGGGCAAGACCACCGTATCCAACATGGCTGTGCCGGAAACTAATCCGGGTAATCCCTGGTTCCTGCTGGACACCAGCCGCGCTGTGAAACCGCTGATATTCCAGAAGCGGCAGGCGGCGCAGTTTGTTGCGCTGACTAATCCGGAAGCCGAGCATGTCTTCAAAACCAAGAAGTTCCTGTACGGTGTGGATTCGCGCGATAATGTCGGGTTTGGCCTGTGGCAGATGGCGTTCGGTTCCAAGAAGGCGCTTGACGTTACCAACTATGGCGCCGCACGGGCGGCCATAGGCGGCGTTAAGAACGACGCCGGCGTGCCGCTGGGGCTGAAAGGCAACCTGCTGGTGGTGGGGCCGTCCAATGAAGCGGCCGCCCGCAAGATCTGCTATGGCGAGAATCTTGTCAACGCGGAGAGCAACCCCTGGAAGGGTTCCGCCGAAGTGCTGGTTTCACCCTGGCTGGACTGA
- a CDS encoding collagen-like protein, whose protein sequence is MSELDQERDTAKRAGKIIVRGAAAEVRIFAGSMVARNASGYAVPAADTAGLVVEGRAAKTVDNSGGENGDLQVEIEQGVFLYDSAGLTEGDAGKECYAADDQTVNLDGGTNHVFAGVIMEVVSADEAWVKMGMAIRGDKGDQGDPGSAGAKGDKGDAGDPGSAGAKGDKGDKGDQGDPGEFTEAAYVGAVASDNAGTQGISYVQMDVQRIATLADENKTQLNAVIAALKTAGLMASV, encoded by the coding sequence ATGAGCGAATTAGATCAAGAAAGGGATACCGCTAAACGCGCGGGCAAGATAATTGTACGCGGCGCGGCGGCTGAAGTGAGGATATTTGCGGGTTCCATGGTAGCCAGGAACGCTTCCGGCTATGCGGTGCCTGCCGCCGATACCGCCGGGCTGGTGGTTGAAGGCCGCGCAGCCAAGACAGTGGATAACTCAGGCGGCGAGAACGGGGATTTGCAGGTGGAGATAGAACAGGGCGTCTTTCTCTACGACTCAGCCGGATTGACCGAGGGCGACGCCGGCAAGGAGTGCTACGCGGCTGATGACCAGACCGTGAACCTGGACGGCGGGACCAACCACGTGTTTGCGGGCGTCATAATGGAAGTGGTTTCCGCCGATGAGGCGTGGGTGAAGATGGGCATGGCGATACGCGGCGATAAAGGCGACCAGGGAGATCCCGGTTCAGCGGGAGCCAAGGGTGACAAGGGCGACGCTGGCGACCCCGGTTCAGCGGGCGCCAAGGGCGACAAGGGTGACAAGGGCGACCAGGGAGATCCCGGCGAGTTCACGGAAGCGGCTTATGTTGGCGCCGTTGCTTCGGACAATGCCGGCACCCAGGGCATAAGCTACGTCCAGATGGATGTGCAGCGCATCGCTACGCTGGCCGATGAGAACAAGACCCAGCTCAACGCAGTCATAGCCGCGCTTAAGACCGCCGGCCTGATGGCTTCGGTGTAA
- a CDS encoding phage protease, producing the protein MARQADDGQAVRTMVVAMSMGGQGQAPEIIQLLPFGEHKTDKGMVILDKAGADMVMDFYKASQTDPVIDYEHQTLSGNEAPAAGWVTELENKGADGIWGKVSWCKRAAEMLNNREYRYLSPVFLRDKKNRVVKFLHAALTNTPAIDGMEPVVAKQEVNGGNAATKKEETIKMDNILKALGLAATATVDEAIAAITSLKETAGKIPVACKGVLTALGLTDGASESETVGTIVAMKSGSDKTSELAARVKTLSDKLAARDADELVQVALKAGKISPAQNDWAKKYAAEDPEGFKVFVAKAPVVVPMGNEHKEPAPEPTSQELTAAEVVACKQLGISVEDFKKHNKKA; encoded by the coding sequence ATGGCAAGGCAGGCTGATGACGGGCAGGCGGTACGGACGATGGTGGTGGCAATGTCTATGGGAGGACAGGGCCAAGCGCCGGAAATTATCCAGCTTCTCCCATTCGGGGAGCATAAAACCGACAAAGGCATGGTTATCCTGGACAAGGCCGGCGCCGACATGGTGATGGATTTTTACAAGGCCAGCCAGACCGACCCGGTTATTGACTATGAGCACCAGACACTGAGCGGCAATGAGGCGCCGGCTGCCGGTTGGGTGACTGAGTTGGAAAATAAGGGTGCGGACGGCATTTGGGGAAAGGTCTCCTGGTGCAAACGCGCCGCCGAGATGCTTAATAACCGGGAATACCGCTATTTATCACCGGTGTTTTTGCGCGATAAAAAGAACCGCGTTGTGAAGTTTTTGCACGCGGCGCTCACCAACACCCCCGCCATTGACGGAATGGAGCCTGTGGTAGCCAAGCAGGAAGTAAACGGCGGCAACGCCGCAACCAAGAAGGAGGAAACCATAAAGATGGATAACATACTTAAAGCGCTGGGGCTTGCCGCCACGGCGACTGTGGATGAAGCGATAGCCGCAATAACCAGCCTGAAGGAAACCGCCGGGAAAATTCCGGTGGCCTGCAAAGGCGTGCTGACCGCTCTGGGACTGACGGACGGCGCGAGCGAGTCGGAAACCGTGGGGACCATAGTGGCCATGAAAAGCGGATCCGACAAGACATCCGAACTGGCCGCCCGGGTAAAAACCCTTAGCGATAAACTGGCCGCGCGCGATGCGGATGAGTTGGTGCAGGTGGCTTTGAAGGCCGGGAAGATTTCACCCGCGCAGAACGACTGGGCGAAGAAATACGCCGCCGAAGACCCCGAGGGGTTTAAGGTATTCGTGGCTAAAGCGCCGGTGGTGGTGCCTATGGGGAACGAGCATAAAGAACCCGCCCCTGAGCCGACAAGCCAGGAGCTGACCGCGGCTGAAGTAGTGGCCTGCAAGCAGCTCGGCATAAGCGTTGAGGACTTCAAGAAGCACAACAAAAAGGCCTAA
- a CDS encoding terminase family protein: MKPAAYFLPYQIAWLKDKSRIKIWEKSRRIGATYVQSYEDVRDCVEGAVPCVWFSSADESAGREYILYCEKWAKIFNAGAQMLGEIILDEKKGIKGRVLEFKDGRRITALTSNPKAFRSKGGKVILDEYAHHDDADEMWKAAKPCITWGFPLRILSTHNGTSTRFNRFIESIRKGRLNWSLHTVSIFKAVEDGLADKIVGHVLTKAERDAWIEAEHQDCDDEDTWQQEYCVVATDSASSFLPYNLIRPCEFKDCLVSDKRDLLTLPGDLYAGFDVARKKHLAVIAILQKYGGMLWLRWLSVMQNQKFKFMKEELYWLLKLPQLRRGCIDATGLGMQLGEEAQDDFGKFKVEPITFNEGVKEELAYGLHPYFEDVAIHIPDQFELREDLHSVKKIVTKANHIRFDAEASENGHGDRFWAMSLAAHAISKCVGPIHLASGSGNQDSKILQGYEKQENGLFLMRPDHKRRKRSILSGF; this comes from the coding sequence ATGAAACCAGCGGCGTATTTCCTCCCCTATCAAATAGCCTGGCTAAAGGATAAGTCCAGGATTAAGATTTGGGAAAAATCACGCCGCATAGGCGCTACCTACGTCCAGAGTTATGAAGATGTGCGCGACTGCGTTGAAGGCGCTGTCCCCTGCGTCTGGTTCTCCTCCGCCGACGAATCCGCCGGCCGCGAATATATCCTCTATTGCGAAAAGTGGGCAAAAATTTTCAATGCCGGCGCGCAAATGCTCGGCGAGATTATCCTGGACGAAAAGAAAGGCATCAAAGGCCGGGTCCTGGAATTTAAAGACGGCCGCCGCATCACGGCTTTAACCTCCAACCCAAAGGCATTCCGCTCCAAAGGCGGCAAAGTTATCCTGGACGAATATGCCCACCATGACGATGCCGACGAAATGTGGAAAGCCGCCAAGCCCTGTATCACCTGGGGCTTCCCGCTCAGGATCCTTTCTACTCATAACGGCACCAGCACCCGCTTCAACCGCTTCATCGAGAGCATCCGCAAAGGCCGGCTTAACTGGAGTCTGCATACAGTCTCCATCTTCAAAGCGGTGGAAGACGGCCTGGCCGACAAAATCGTCGGCCATGTTCTAACCAAAGCGGAGCGCGACGCCTGGATAGAAGCCGAGCATCAGGACTGTGATGATGAAGACACCTGGCAGCAGGAATATTGCGTAGTTGCCACCGACAGCGCTTCCTCCTTTCTGCCATATAATCTTATCCGCCCCTGCGAATTCAAAGATTGCCTGGTCTCGGACAAGCGCGATCTGCTGACTCTGCCGGGAGATCTCTATGCGGGCTTCGACGTAGCACGCAAAAAACACCTGGCCGTTATCGCTATCCTGCAAAAATACGGCGGTATGCTCTGGCTGCGCTGGCTGAGCGTTATGCAGAACCAGAAGTTTAAGTTTATGAAGGAGGAGCTCTACTGGCTCCTGAAACTGCCGCAGTTGCGCCGGGGCTGCATAGACGCCACCGGGTTGGGGATGCAGCTCGGCGAAGAAGCACAGGACGATTTCGGCAAGTTCAAGGTTGAGCCTATCACGTTTAACGAAGGCGTAAAAGAAGAACTCGCCTATGGCCTGCATCCCTACTTTGAAGACGTCGCCATCCATATCCCGGACCAGTTTGAGCTGCGCGAGGATCTCCATTCGGTCAAAAAGATAGTCACCAAGGCAAATCATATCCGTTTTGACGCTGAGGCTAGTGAAAACGGCCATGGGGACCGTTTCTGGGCTATGTCTTTGGCCGCCCATGCCATCAGCAAGTGCGTAGGCCCCATACACTTAGCCTCAGGTTCAGGCAACCAGGACTCAAAGATTTTGCAAGGCTACGAAAAGCAGGAAAACGGCCTGTTTTTAATGCGCCCGGACCATAAACGGCGAAAAAGGTCAATTTTGAGCGGTTTTTGA
- a CDS encoding DUF935 family protein has protein sequence MSPKKTNHRAPNPRRFQRIVCKSLPAFVPSFRPGEIASRERSLDFYLSAGMPLPNPDPVLKRMGKDISVYTDLLADDHVGGCADSRAAGVLSLDWAVDNGKAQSRSAAFVKDMLDALDMPRLVAEILKAPLFGYSVLEIVWNIGADNLVRPVSVQKKPCAWFSFDGYDKLMFRSKENPLGEILPPRKFLLASHKASYENPYGEPVLSRIFWPATFKKGGLKFWTIFIEKYGMPHVIGKNPRGTGDADTNDLLYKLENMVQDAVAVIPDDSSVEIKDFAASGGSIDAYERYLVYCEKSISKGLLGQTLTTDVGDKGSYAAAKTHMEVRGDIVTSDKKVVEQTIQQLINWTCELNFPGEPVPVYSMFAPEDVDMDQATRDKVLTDCGVKFTPVYFQREYNLKPEDFTLIDPPGYSGAAQPSNATPFAGKAPAPAAQQAEVEDPITAAADKLDPAALQAQIEGVLAPVLEAIKAGDYQAMESGLIAAYPEMDTKKFQETLARAIYVSEIWGRLTANKA, from the coding sequence ATGTCCCCAAAAAAGACCAACCACCGCGCCCCCAACCCGCGCCGGTTTCAGCGCATAGTCTGCAAATCCCTTCCGGCTTTCGTCCCCTCTTTCCGACCCGGCGAAATAGCCTCCCGCGAGCGCAGCCTCGATTTCTATCTGTCGGCTGGTATGCCGCTCCCCAACCCCGACCCCGTGCTAAAACGCATGGGTAAAGACATCAGCGTCTATACCGACCTCCTCGCCGACGACCATGTCGGCGGCTGCGCCGACTCCCGCGCCGCCGGCGTCCTATCGCTCGACTGGGCCGTGGACAACGGCAAAGCGCAGAGCCGCTCCGCCGCGTTCGTCAAGGATATGCTCGACGCTCTCGATATGCCGCGCCTGGTCGCCGAGATCTTAAAGGCGCCGCTCTTCGGCTACTCCGTGCTCGAAATAGTCTGGAACATCGGCGCGGATAACCTGGTGCGCCCCGTCTCCGTGCAGAAAAAGCCCTGCGCCTGGTTCAGCTTCGATGGTTACGATAAACTCATGTTCCGCAGTAAAGAAAATCCCCTGGGTGAGATTTTGCCGCCTCGCAAATTCCTGCTCGCTTCGCATAAAGCCAGTTATGAAAACCCCTACGGCGAGCCTGTCTTAAGCCGCATCTTCTGGCCCGCCACCTTTAAAAAAGGCGGCCTGAAGTTTTGGACCATCTTCATAGAAAAATACGGCATGCCGCACGTGATAGGTAAAAACCCGCGCGGCACCGGTGATGCTGACACCAACGACCTGCTCTACAAGCTGGAGAATATGGTGCAGGACGCCGTTGCCGTAATACCCGATGATTCCTCCGTTGAGATAAAAGACTTCGCAGCCTCCGGCGGCTCCATAGACGCCTATGAGCGTTACCTGGTCTATTGCGAAAAGTCCATCTCAAAAGGCCTGCTCGGCCAAACCCTCACTACCGACGTGGGAGATAAAGGCAGCTACGCCGCCGCCAAAACCCACATGGAGGTACGCGGCGATATTGTGACCAGCGATAAAAAGGTTGTGGAGCAGACCATCCAGCAGCTAATCAACTGGACCTGCGAGTTAAACTTCCCCGGCGAACCCGTTCCCGTCTATTCCATGTTCGCCCCCGAAGACGTTGACATGGACCAGGCCACCCGCGACAAAGTCCTAACCGACTGCGGCGTGAAATTTACCCCGGTCTACTTCCAGCGCGAGTATAACCTGAAGCCGGAAGATTTCACCCTGATAGACCCGCCAGGATACTCCGGCGCCGCGCAACCATCCAACGCAACCCCCTTCGCCGGCAAAGCCCCAGCCCCGGCCGCGCAGCAGGCCGAAGTAGAGGATCCCATCACCGCCGCGGCCGATAAACTTGACCCGGCAGCTCTCCAGGCACAGATAGAAGGTGTTCTCGCCCCGGTCCTGGAAGCCATAAAAGCCGGCGACTACCAGGCAATGGAATCCGGCCTCATCGCCGCCTATCCCGAGATGGACACCAAAAAATTCCAGGAAACGCTTGCCCGCGCAATTTACGTCTCAGAGATTTGGGGCCGTCTCACCGCCAACAAAGCTTAA
- a CDS encoding phage minor head protein yields MPKVPDLHYAIGLEPKEALRYLAGQTDYHPAFNWYDVWQDAHAKAFTVAKAMQVDLLKDIHSAVQNGMKNGLTVSQFRKTIEPTLQAKGWWGKKIMTNPDTGKEQVVQLGSPRRLELIYRANMSVAESAARYQDFVESAPERPYWQFVCVLDAHTRPSHRALNGKVFRWDDPFWNTFWPPLDWGCRCTVRKLTAEQVRKLGLKVESSVGKIAYNQPGAELQKIGAQRSTYTDPVTGEKVSTGAGWDYNPGQAWYLDAQTWQKAEDLPDPLRRTFLADMAKNNLAAEMWPTWVDGILARNSTNGFAATIGWMKPVVFDKLTALNLKPESPLIIANDKGILHAQRPAKQKSGQAISIEELKKLPGYISDYEAVLYDKINKNILYVVKSAEVKATKIVIEVNYNLREMQTPANLFKTVSDVNAYNLAEDRYVLLDGKLK; encoded by the coding sequence ATGCCCAAAGTCCCGGACCTGCACTACGCCATCGGCCTAGAGCCCAAAGAAGCGCTCCGCTATCTGGCCGGCCAGACGGACTATCACCCTGCCTTCAACTGGTATGACGTATGGCAGGACGCCCACGCCAAAGCCTTCACCGTCGCCAAAGCCATGCAGGTGGACCTGCTGAAAGATATTCACTCCGCCGTGCAGAATGGTATGAAGAATGGCCTCACCGTCTCGCAATTCCGTAAAACCATAGAACCCACTCTCCAGGCTAAAGGCTGGTGGGGCAAGAAGATAATGACCAACCCAGACACCGGCAAGGAACAAGTGGTCCAGCTCGGCAGCCCGCGCCGCCTGGAATTAATCTACCGGGCCAATATGTCTGTAGCCGAGTCTGCCGCCCGTTACCAGGACTTTGTTGAATCCGCCCCTGAGCGTCCCTACTGGCAGTTCGTCTGCGTGCTGGATGCGCACACCCGCCCCTCGCACCGCGCCCTGAACGGTAAAGTATTCCGCTGGGATGATCCGTTCTGGAATACCTTCTGGCCGCCCCTGGACTGGGGCTGCCGCTGCACCGTGCGCAAGCTCACCGCCGAGCAGGTGCGCAAGCTGGGCCTTAAAGTGGAATCCTCCGTGGGGAAAATTGCCTACAACCAGCCCGGCGCTGAACTGCAAAAGATAGGCGCGCAGCGTTCCACCTATACCGACCCCGTCACCGGAGAAAAAGTCTCCACCGGCGCCGGATGGGATTATAACCCCGGCCAAGCCTGGTATCTGGATGCGCAGACCTGGCAGAAAGCGGAAGATCTTCCCGACCCCTTGCGTCGCACCTTCCTCGCGGATATGGCAAAGAATAATCTGGCGGCCGAGATGTGGCCAACCTGGGTGGATGGCATCCTGGCGCGCAATAGCACAAACGGTTTTGCCGCCACTATCGGCTGGATGAAACCTGTTGTCTTTGACAAACTAACAGCATTAAACCTGAAACCCGAAAGCCCGCTGATAATCGCCAACGATAAAGGAATACTTCACGCTCAGCGCCCCGCGAAACAAAAATCCGGCCAGGCGATATCTATTGAGGAATTAAAAAAATTGCCGGGTTATATTTCTGATTATGAAGCGGTCCTCTACGACAAAATAAATAAGAACATCCTTTACGTCGTAAAGTCGGCCGAGGTTAAAGCGACCAAGATCGTGATTGAGGTAAATTATAATCTGCGCGAAATGCAAACCCCGGCCAATTTATTTAAGACGGTATCCGATGTAAACGCCTATAACCTGGCTGAGGACCGCTATGTTTTGCTGGATGGTAAATTAAAATGA
- a CDS encoding phage virion morphogenesis protein, whose protein sequence is MIKISVDLGPVQKRLAEIHKKLKNTRPLMREIADILWDSTMENFQQGGRPKWVPSAAALKRKGQTLIAKGRLMRSVHKAYGNNYAMAGTNEVYAAIHQFGGFIRRRQVAATSDFRKFDGRPTKLNSYAVGEIVARPYFKLQPDELKDIENTAAKYLGDKK, encoded by the coding sequence ATGATCAAGATTTCCGTTGACCTCGGCCCTGTTCAAAAACGTCTGGCCGAAATCCATAAAAAGTTGAAGAACACCCGCCCGCTCATGCGCGAGATAGCTGATATCCTGTGGGATTCCACCATGGAGAACTTCCAGCAGGGTGGCCGCCCCAAATGGGTGCCGTCCGCCGCCGCGTTAAAAAGAAAAGGCCAGACGCTTATAGCTAAAGGCCGGCTTATGCGTTCCGTCCATAAAGCCTATGGCAACAACTATGCTATGGCCGGCACTAATGAAGTTTACGCCGCCATCCACCAGTTCGGCGGCTTCATCCGGCGCCGCCAGGTTGCCGCCACTTCCGACTTCCGCAAATTCGACGGTCGTCCCACAAAATTAAACAGTTATGCCGTAGGCGAAATAGTAGCCCGGCCATATTTTAAACTTCAGCCCGACGAACTCAAAGACATCGAAAATACCGCAGCCAAATACCTCGGAGATAAAAAATGA
- a CDS encoding helix-turn-helix transcriptional regulator, translating to MQTFIPHGKKIQELRKALPDAPSQETFSSKVGIHRITLANIETSKYHMSFELAKKIASLLGVAITVIAEEKFAEVKKKLPPDEDIQEIASYFLEHQKERNLILGYIRGAKGSQEAFKRFKQLHQQPKRKPA from the coding sequence ATGCAGACATTTATTCCACACGGGAAAAAGATACAGGAATTACGGAAAGCGTTGCCTGACGCGCCCTCTCAGGAAACATTCTCCTCTAAGGTTGGAATACATCGAATAACACTTGCGAATATCGAGACCAGCAAATACCATATGTCCTTCGAGCTTGCGAAAAAGATTGCATCGTTGTTGGGGGTTGCCATAACAGTTATCGCCGAAGAGAAATTTGCCGAAGTTAAAAAAAAGCTTCCTCCTGACGAGGATATACAGGAAATCGCCAGTTACTTTTTAGAGCATCAGAAGGAGAGAAACCTTATCCTTGGATATATTCGAGGAGCTAAGGGGAGTCAGGAAGCTTTTAAAAGATTTAAACAGCTTCATCAGCAGCCTAAACGAAAACCTGCTTAA